The Proteus vulgaris genome has a segment encoding these proteins:
- the mtrF_1 gene encoding efflux pump component — MTTQTQPNKKGFLNRVERIGNIMPDVTMLFVYALVICWIFSFFLSFVHFDYFHPVTKEKIAVINMFQYEEIILFVTSAVKNFISFPPLGITIVATLGIGIAESSGFIKTALKKMLSFISPKMLTPTVVFVGIVAHLASDSAYVILMPVSAMMFYASGRHPLAGIAASFAGLAGGFTASYTPSIIDPIMQSFTQEAAQIMAPGYSVNVLCNYFFSVGGTFGVILTCWYITEKIVEPWLNKNCPVSSGIDTKDAELGEITPTEKRAFRFAGWSVILMGIGLFALLLPETSPLRSPEGSLTSPKAPIMQIVVPLLFIFFSVPGLIYGYMTQSFASTKDIVKAMENITKSLIPFIVFAFFAAQFLYSFQHSNLGTLLALSGAELLRTLNMPSGMTVLGVILLTAILNIMITSATSKWAVIAPVLVPMLMAVGISPELTQAAFRVSDSAMNVSTPMFPFYPLILMYCQKYYKGAGIGTLCSMMIPFTIGLLIVLTTTLFIFWGLDIPLGFDSGYTWQPAS, encoded by the coding sequence ATGACAACACAAACACAACCCAATAAAAAAGGTTTTTTAAACCGAGTAGAGCGCATTGGTAATATCATGCCTGATGTTACGATGTTGTTCGTTTACGCCTTAGTGATCTGCTGGATATTCTCATTTTTTCTCTCTTTTGTACATTTTGATTATTTCCATCCAGTGACTAAAGAGAAAATCGCCGTCATTAATATGTTTCAATATGAAGAAATTATATTATTTGTGACAAGTGCAGTGAAAAATTTCATTAGCTTTCCTCCACTTGGAATAACGATTGTTGCAACTTTAGGGATCGGCATTGCAGAAAGTAGTGGTTTTATTAAAACGGCGTTAAAAAAGATGCTTTCGTTTATTTCTCCTAAAATGCTAACGCCAACGGTTGTATTTGTTGGTATCGTTGCGCACTTAGCCTCGGATTCCGCTTACGTTATTCTAATGCCCGTCTCAGCGATGATGTTCTATGCTAGTGGTCGTCATCCTTTAGCTGGTATCGCAGCCTCATTTGCGGGTTTAGCGGGTGGATTTACCGCAAGTTATACACCGTCAATTATTGATCCCATAATGCAAAGCTTTACTCAAGAAGCGGCGCAAATTATGGCGCCAGGATATAGTGTTAACGTTTTATGTAACTATTTTTTTAGTGTGGGCGGAACATTTGGCGTTATTTTAACGTGTTGGTATATCACTGAAAAAATTGTCGAACCTTGGTTAAATAAAAACTGCCCTGTTTCCTCTGGTATTGACACCAAAGATGCAGAGCTCGGTGAAATCACACCGACAGAAAAACGAGCATTCCGTTTTGCGGGTTGGTCCGTCATTTTAATGGGGATTGGTTTATTTGCGCTGTTATTACCAGAAACCTCACCACTACGCTCACCCGAAGGCAGTTTAACCAGTCCTAAAGCCCCAATAATGCAAATTGTTGTGCCTTTACTGTTTATCTTCTTCTCTGTACCTGGATTAATCTATGGCTATATGACGCAGTCTTTTGCCTCCACAAAAGATATCGTCAAAGCAATGGAAAATATCACTAAATCGCTGATCCCATTTATCGTTTTTGCCTTTTTTGCAGCTCAGTTCCTTTACTCTTTCCAACATTCAAATTTAGGAACGTTATTAGCGTTATCGGGTGCAGAACTACTACGTACACTTAATATGCCTTCAGGTATGACTGTATTAGGGGTGATTTTGCTCACTGCGATTTTAAATATCATGATCACCTCAGCAACATCAAAATGGGCTGTCATTGCACCTGTTTTAGTACCAATGTTAATGGCTGTCGGTATTTCACCTGAATTAACGCAAGCCGCGTTTCGTGTCAGTGATTCCGCAATGAATGTGAGTACACCGATGTTCCCATTCTATCCACTCATTTTGATGTATTGCCAAAAATACTATAAAGGGGCAGGTATCGGCACACTGTGCTCAATGATGATCCCATTCACTATTGGCTTGCTTATTGTATTAACAACGACACTGTTTATTTTCTGGGGGCTCGATATTCCTCTGGGTTTTGACAGCGGATATACATGGCAACCCGCCTCTTAG
- the asd gene encoding aspartate-semialdehyde dehydrogenase has translation MKNVGFVGWRGMVGSVLMQRMVEERDFDGINPVFFTTSQLGEAAPAYGNHRSTLQDAYDIDTLASLDIIISCQGGDYTNEIYPKLRQAGWQGYWIDAASALRMNDDAVIILDPVNGQHIQDSLNKGIKAFVGGNCTVSLMLMSLGGLFTNNLVEWASVSTYQAASGAGARHMRELLSQMGSLHNQVVKELENPASAILDIERKVTNFTRSGTMPTDQFGVPLAGSLIPWIDKQLENGQSREEWKGQAETNKILNTGSNIIPVDGLCVRIGALRCHSQAFTLKLKKDLPVADIEQLLASHNDWVKVIPNDRELTIRELTPAAVTGTLSTPVGRIRKLNMGSEFISAFTVGDQLLWGAAEPLRRMLNILR, from the coding sequence ATGAAAAATGTTGGTTTTGTGGGCTGGCGTGGTATGGTCGGCTCCGTTTTAATGCAAAGAATGGTTGAAGAACGTGATTTTGATGGGATAAACCCTGTTTTCTTCACCACATCTCAGTTGGGTGAAGCAGCACCCGCTTATGGTAACCACCGTAGCACTCTGCAAGATGCTTATGATATTGATACCCTAGCATCACTCGATATTATTATCAGTTGCCAAGGTGGTGACTATACCAATGAAATCTACCCAAAACTGCGCCAAGCCGGTTGGCAAGGTTATTGGATTGATGCTGCATCCGCATTACGTATGAATGATGATGCCGTGATTATTCTCGATCCCGTTAACGGCCAACATATTCAAGATAGTTTAAATAAAGGGATTAAAGCGTTTGTTGGCGGTAATTGTACGGTCAGTTTAATGCTGATGTCATTAGGGGGTCTATTTACTAATAACTTAGTAGAATGGGCAAGTGTATCTACCTATCAAGCCGCTTCTGGAGCTGGCGCTCGTCATATGAGAGAGCTACTGTCACAAATGGGCTCTTTACATAATCAAGTAGTCAAAGAGCTCGAAAATCCAGCTTCTGCCATCTTAGATATTGAACGTAAAGTGACTAACTTTACGCGTAGCGGTACGATGCCAACAGATCAATTTGGTGTTCCTCTTGCGGGTAGCTTGATCCCTTGGATTGATAAACAACTAGAAAATGGTCAAAGCCGTGAAGAGTGGAAAGGACAAGCTGAAACGAACAAGATCCTAAACACAGGTTCAAATATTATCCCTGTTGATGGTCTTTGTGTTCGTATTGGTGCGTTACGTTGCCACAGCCAAGCATTCACTCTAAAACTAAAAAAAGATTTACCTGTTGCTGACATTGAACAATTACTGGCAAGTCATAACGATTGGGTAAAAGTCATTCCTAATGATCGTGAATTGACGATTAGAGAATTAACACCTGCAGCCGTAACAGGTACATTGAGCACACCTGTAGGACGTATTCGCAAACTGAATATGGGCTCTGAATTTATTTCAGCCTTTACTGTGGGTGACCAACTGTTATGGGGTGCCGCAGAGCCTTTACGTCGTATGTTGAATATTCTGCGTTAA
- a CDS encoding methyltransferase produces MDISTVIPLSTYYSYLKRFVISPTTMGTIAPSSRWLCYEMLDKLNWQRDIQIAELGAGTGVITQQILKRMSVDSSLDVFEIEPSFATELDKIDDNRLRVYTASAEKLNSHYNMIISGLPFLSIPKKTGLRVLKQVHKELLKTQGCFVLFQYTTRYEKTLSRYFHLEKKLVMLNVPPAWVYYCTPKNNIG; encoded by the coding sequence ATGGATATATCAACAGTCATTCCATTATCTACGTACTATTCGTATTTAAAACGGTTTGTGATTTCACCAACCACTATGGGTACTATTGCGCCTTCATCTCGTTGGTTATGTTATGAAATGTTGGATAAACTCAATTGGCAACGGGACATTCAAATTGCAGAGTTGGGGGCTGGCACAGGGGTTATTACCCAACAAATATTAAAAAGAATGTCGGTGGATTCTTCATTAGATGTTTTTGAAATAGAACCCAGTTTTGCAACAGAGTTAGATAAAATCGACGATAATCGATTAAGGGTTTATACCGCTTCAGCAGAAAAATTGAATAGTCATTATAATATGATTATTTCAGGGCTACCTTTTTTATCTATACCAAAGAAAACTGGCTTAAGAGTTTTAAAACAGGTACATAAAGAGTTATTAAAAACACAAGGCTGTTTTGTCTTATTTCAATATACAACTCGATATGAAAAAACGTTATCTCGTTATTTTCATTTAGAAAAGAAATTAGTCATGCTTAATGTTCCCCCTGCTTGGGTTTATTATTGCACGCCTAAAAATAATATAGGGTAA
- the gabR gene encoding GntR-family transcriptional regulator, with amino-acid sequence MFLEEGPIGSQVYHAIRNAILEGRLSSGSRLPSSRTLAEMMSISRNSVIAGFERLIDEGYLFTRRGAGTFVANTIPDVIISDKWNKIPYPPFSPQPQSPLDTLNPNMQKAHAFWQQSQPTINSSPIFHVGVGCVDLFPHELWGRLLGRVWRQSKKALATFNSPTGYTPLKEMICQYVQSTRGLSCQSEQIVIVNGTQQAINLTTRVLLQEGDTVWLDDPGYDSARGIFTSYGIKTYPISSDINGMNISQGIAQCPEAKLIFTTPSHQFPLGNTLSLSRRIALLEWASSNNVWIFEDDYNSEFRYHTKPIQSLQGLDKYQRVIYAGTFSKMMYPGFRLGFLVVPLSLVDAFKAAKYYTDSHSGFLEQATLALFISQGHYARHVRRIRKACYERYQVLTHTIKTHLSHVFHVEPTDSGIHIVCWLQPGYTEEYIVKKARNIGLAIQPLSRYCIQSYSRQGVLLGYAAHNTNEIEKSILLLAHALSK; translated from the coding sequence TTGTTTTTAGAAGAAGGACCTATTGGTTCACAGGTTTATCACGCGATTAGAAACGCTATTTTAGAGGGACGTTTATCTTCGGGCAGTCGTCTACCATCTAGTCGTACATTAGCTGAAATGATGTCGATTTCTCGCAACTCCGTTATTGCAGGATTTGAACGTTTAATTGATGAAGGCTATTTATTTACTCGTCGTGGAGCGGGGACTTTTGTTGCAAACACAATCCCTGATGTCATTATTTCGGATAAGTGGAACAAAATACCCTATCCTCCCTTTTCACCTCAGCCACAAAGCCCATTAGACACCCTTAATCCTAATATGCAAAAAGCACACGCTTTTTGGCAACAATCACAACCCACTATCAATAGCAGTCCTATCTTTCATGTTGGTGTTGGATGTGTGGATCTTTTCCCTCATGAACTGTGGGGTAGATTATTAGGGCGGGTTTGGCGACAATCAAAAAAAGCACTCGCAACGTTTAATTCGCCAACAGGCTACACGCCATTAAAAGAGATGATATGCCAATATGTTCAATCAACTCGTGGGCTTTCTTGCCAATCTGAGCAAATCGTTATTGTCAATGGTACGCAACAAGCGATTAATCTCACCACTAGAGTACTATTACAAGAGGGCGATACTGTTTGGTTAGATGATCCTGGTTATGACAGCGCACGAGGCATCTTCACGTCTTATGGTATAAAAACATACCCTATTAGTTCAGATATTAATGGAATGAATATTTCTCAAGGAATAGCACAGTGTCCCGAAGCAAAACTCATTTTTACAACCCCGTCACATCAATTTCCTTTGGGCAATACGCTTTCACTTTCACGTCGTATCGCATTATTAGAGTGGGCATCGTCTAATAATGTGTGGATCTTTGAAGATGACTATAACAGTGAGTTTCGTTATCACACTAAACCCATTCAATCACTACAAGGGTTAGATAAATATCAGCGTGTTATTTATGCTGGCACATTCTCAAAAATGATGTATCCCGGGTTTCGTTTAGGCTTTTTAGTGGTTCCTTTATCTTTAGTTGATGCATTTAAAGCGGCTAAATACTACACCGACTCACATTCAGGTTTTTTAGAACAGGCGACATTAGCGCTATTTATTTCTCAAGGGCATTACGCCCGCCATGTGAGAAGGATAAGAAAAGCCTGCTATGAACGCTATCAAGTGTTAACTCATACCATAAAAACACATCTATCTCATGTTTTTCATGTTGAACCGACTGACTCAGGTATCCATATTGTCTGCTGGTTGCAGCCAGGTTATACAGAAGAATATATTGTAAAAAAAGCGCGAAATATTGGATTAGCCATACAACCTTTGTCTCGTTACTGTATTCAATCTTACTCTAGACAAGGTGTATTGTTAGGGTATGCGGCTCATAATACAAATGAAATTGAAAAGAGTATTCTTTTGCTTGCTCACGCTTTATCTAAATAA
- a CDS encoding ribosomal-protein-alanine acetyltransferase — MSTTAITVSIQLVEQVHYAQWLPHWLNYQAFYNVALSEKTTLKTWARFFDEKEPVYCAVAMDGEKVLGFVHYLFHRSTWAESDFCYLEDLFVSPDTRGRHVGKQLIEFVNQQAKQRGCARLYWHTQETNLRGQRLYNWVAEKPGVIEYRMAL, encoded by the coding sequence ATGAGCACAACAGCAATAACGGTTTCAATCCAATTAGTTGAACAAGTGCATTATGCACAATGGCTACCACATTGGTTAAATTATCAAGCATTTTATAACGTTGCATTATCGGAAAAAACAACATTAAAGACATGGGCGCGCTTTTTTGATGAAAAAGAGCCTGTTTATTGTGCTGTTGCAATGGACGGTGAAAAAGTATTGGGTTTTGTTCATTATCTTTTTCATCGTTCAACATGGGCTGAAAGTGATTTTTGTTATTTAGAAGATTTATTTGTTTCACCAGACACACGTGGCCGCCATGTAGGTAAGCAACTTATTGAGTTTGTTAATCAACAAGCAAAACAGCGTGGTTGCGCTCGCTTATATTGGCATACACAGGAAACCAATTTACGTGGTCAGCGCTTATATAATTGGGTCGCTGAAAAGCCAGGTGTGATTGAATATCGTATGGCGCTGTAA
- a CDS encoding Sel1 repeat, whose translation MTFIKYISTFISLITLFFSFSLQANFEAQDKIKFENTRKAAVNHDAQAQYQLAEMYLMGTGVEKNLLNAQLWANEAIKSDYADAYALLADIYLFNADPYFKNNYIEAKKLATLAVNKGSLRGKISLATALIAPLSGETDHKKAIVLLEEVATTHQQELVYAPIWLGVIYSGVGNVPVDTEKANMWFAKANEMTFEGFAQAMASFMFSGQYHIIEPNKQKADELMKQACEEAKKVGNEFYCQQAFN comes from the coding sequence ATGACATTTATTAAATATATTTCGACCTTTATCAGTCTAATTACACTTTTTTTCTCTTTTTCTTTGCAGGCTAATTTTGAAGCACAAGACAAAATAAAATTTGAAAATACTCGCAAAGCAGCAGTAAACCATGATGCACAGGCTCAATATCAATTAGCTGAAATGTATCTCATGGGCACCGGGGTAGAAAAAAACCTACTAAATGCACAACTGTGGGCAAATGAAGCGATAAAAAGTGATTATGCTGATGCCTACGCACTACTTGCTGATATCTACTTATTTAATGCCGATCCTTATTTTAAAAATAATTATATCGAAGCAAAGAAATTAGCCACTCTCGCGGTAAATAAAGGGAGCCTAAGAGGTAAAATAAGTTTAGCAACCGCTCTCATTGCGCCATTATCTGGCGAAACAGATCACAAAAAAGCGATTGTATTATTAGAAGAAGTCGCAACGACTCATCAACAAGAACTTGTTTACGCTCCAATTTGGTTAGGAGTTATCTATAGTGGTGTTGGCAATGTGCCCGTAGATACGGAGAAAGCCAATATGTGGTTTGCAAAAGCTAATGAAATGACGTTTGAGGGATTTGCTCAAGCCATGGCCTCTTTTATGTTTTCTGGTCAATATCATATTATCGAGCCAAATAAACAAAAAGCTGATGAATTAATGAAACAAGCATGTGAAGAAGCAAAAAAAGTTGGCAATGAATTTTATTGCCAACAAGCGTTTAATTAA
- the murQ_1 gene encoding phosphosugar binding/isomerase — MAIDLSNLVTESRNHNSENIDTFSTLDMLKVINNEDKKVPLAVEKVLPEIAQLVDKVATAFTQGGRLIYCGAGTSGRLGILDASECPPTYGIPHEMVIGLIAGGHKAILQAVENAEDNAQLGEEDLRQLHFNDKDILVGIAASGRTPYVMGALQYAKSLGAITGAISCNPESPMAKLADIAITPVVGAEVITGSSRMKAGTAQKLILNMITTGVMIKIGKVFGNLMVDVEATNAKLVERQIHIVMQATECERAIAEAALSQCHRHCKTAILMILANVNAQQATQMLNQNSGFIRKVLGE; from the coding sequence ATGGCGATTGACCTTAGCAATCTTGTCACTGAAAGTAGAAATCATAACAGTGAAAATATAGACACGTTTTCAACATTAGATATGCTAAAAGTCATTAATAATGAAGATAAAAAAGTGCCATTAGCCGTCGAAAAAGTGTTACCTGAAATAGCTCAACTCGTTGATAAAGTCGCCACGGCTTTTACTCAAGGTGGTCGTCTGATTTATTGTGGTGCTGGCACATCAGGACGATTAGGGATCTTAGATGCCAGTGAATGCCCGCCAACCTACGGTATACCTCATGAAATGGTGATTGGTTTAATTGCGGGTGGGCATAAAGCGATTTTACAAGCTGTCGAGAATGCTGAAGATAATGCTCAATTAGGTGAAGAGGATTTACGCCAACTTCATTTTAACGATAAAGATATTTTAGTGGGTATTGCGGCAAGCGGTCGAACACCGTATGTGATGGGGGCCTTGCAATATGCAAAATCACTCGGAGCGATAACGGGAGCGATTAGCTGTAATCCTGAAAGCCCAATGGCTAAACTTGCGGATATTGCGATTACACCGGTTGTGGGCGCTGAAGTGATAACGGGTTCATCACGAATGAAAGCGGGTACAGCACAAAAACTTATTTTAAATATGATCACGACAGGTGTGATGATAAAAATTGGTAAAGTTTTTGGTAATTTAATGGTGGATGTTGAAGCGACTAATGCCAAATTGGTTGAACGTCAAATTCATATTGTAATGCAAGCAACAGAGTGTGAAAGAGCTATCGCTGAAGCAGCATTATCACAATGTCATCGTCACTGTAAAACGGCAATTTTAATGATCCTTGCAAACGTAAATGCACAACAAGCCACACAAATGCTTAATCAAAATAGTGGGTTTATTAGAAAGGTGTTGGGTGAGTGA
- a CDS encoding putative DNA-binding transcriptional regulator: MSFKPIQKLNVTRTLSSGEQISVGVLAQNRQGVFFQYTDDYLQQFGNLSPFTLQANTLVQAAPKAPHQGVHGVFGDCLPDGWGMLLQDRIFRQKGILPNQLTAMDRLAFVGDKGMGALSFSPVSEFSATTYADIDLATLGLEAQTLFDASMSDYMDDNHDELDGHTQQVLAALVAGGSSGGARPKAQIYMPAGETQHCRTFAQPRDEAWLIKFTSKNLALGHEEGLCEAVYLQMAELAKCQPPVWQLIEAPTTSGASAWLALKRFDYVTEQARLSGNRSSGRLHMHSACGLLDADFRTPSLDYIDLIKASRQLCKSPAAGQLQFRRAVFNLLSSNQDDHSKNWAFLQADDGQWNPAPFYDVTYSPHPFNEHATAFGGYGKAPSLKVMQKLATSAGFANWNDAKQVIEEVAEAISQFTYLAKQQGISKTTMSVIAKTLEQRKQENAALFL; this comes from the coding sequence ATGAGTTTTAAACCGATTCAGAAGCTTAATGTTACTCGTACGCTAAGCTCAGGTGAGCAGATATCTGTTGGAGTCTTGGCGCAGAATCGGCAAGGCGTTTTTTTTCAGTATACTGACGACTATTTGCAGCAGTTTGGCAATTTATCACCGTTTACCTTGCAAGCGAATACGCTAGTTCAAGCCGCACCTAAAGCGCCGCACCAAGGTGTACATGGCGTATTTGGAGATTGTTTGCCCGATGGCTGGGGCATGTTGTTACAAGATCGTATTTTCCGGCAAAAGGGCATCCTACCTAATCAATTAACGGCGATGGATAGACTGGCCTTTGTCGGTGATAAAGGCATGGGAGCGCTGTCTTTTTCTCCGGTGTCTGAGTTTTCAGCCACGACATACGCGGACATTGATTTAGCAACCTTGGGCTTAGAAGCACAAACGCTGTTCGATGCTTCAATGTCAGATTATATGGATGATAATCACGATGAGTTAGATGGGCATACGCAACAGGTGTTGGCCGCATTAGTCGCCGGTGGTAGTTCGGGTGGAGCAAGGCCCAAGGCGCAGATTTATATGCCTGCAGGGGAAACTCAGCATTGTCGAACCTTTGCTCAGCCTAGAGATGAGGCTTGGCTGATTAAGTTTACCTCGAAAAATCTCGCGCTCGGGCATGAAGAAGGGTTGTGTGAAGCGGTTTATTTGCAAATGGCCGAGCTTGCCAAGTGCCAACCACCAGTCTGGCAACTCATTGAAGCACCAACTACAAGCGGTGCGTCTGCCTGGTTGGCGCTTAAGCGTTTTGATTATGTCACGGAGCAGGCCCGTTTAAGTGGTAATCGCAGTTCAGGTCGCCTACATATGCACAGCGCTTGCGGGCTGCTGGATGCAGACTTTCGAACGCCAAGTTTAGATTATATTGACTTGATCAAAGCCAGCCGTCAGTTGTGTAAATCCCCCGCTGCTGGGCAGCTGCAATTTCGCCGTGCCGTTTTTAACCTGCTGTCGTCTAATCAAGACGACCACAGTAAAAACTGGGCGTTTTTGCAAGCGGATGACGGTCAATGGAACCCTGCACCTTTTTACGATGTTACCTACAGCCCGCATCCATTCAACGAACACGCCACTGCTTTCGGCGGTTATGGCAAAGCGCCATCGCTTAAGGTGATGCAAAAACTTGCTACTAGTGCTGGCTTTGCGAATTGGAATGATGCAAAGCAAGTTATTGAAGAAGTCGCAGAAGCCATCAGCCAATTTACGTATCTTGCCAAGCAACAAGGGATCAGTAAAACAACAATGTCCGTTATTGCTAAGACATTGGAGCAGCGTAAACAAGAAAATGCAGCGCTTTTTCTATAA
- a CDS encoding Predicted metal-binding protein related to the C-terminal domain of SecA gives MKLGRNDPCHCGSGKKFKRCCMSSVSKQHAQVFDDVETMLAMNPNLSLDELNAALQHKVQERNHQPHPDFCGVTPTQMANWLYAPFDQLQWVTISTPDSLSASPVMRYLALILDEAMAQEGSFKATSKGNLPAKLVKQASELLPEFAVAQFERSISISEFSGSNEDKFNALHYTRVLAEISGIIYRRSGRYHVKKSAQKQYQALGIQAFFKPMLEAAISKYNWGYLDSFEYDVDLRTFWLFMLWRIQSHNSVEQLVKEVMTAFPDLLLVFPTDDYFSPERNLSMLIESRFIERFLQFWGFVTIDPRRYINAEQVARVIQVQPLLKQTFQFTINK, from the coding sequence ATGAAGCTCGGCCGAAACGATCCTTGCCATTGTGGCAGTGGTAAAAAATTTAAACGTTGTTGTATGAGCAGCGTTTCCAAGCAACATGCCCAAGTCTTCGATGATGTTGAAACCATGCTGGCAATGAACCCAAATTTGAGTCTTGATGAACTCAATGCCGCTTTGCAGCACAAAGTGCAAGAACGCAATCATCAACCTCATCCCGATTTTTGTGGCGTAACGCCAACGCAAATGGCCAATTGGCTTTATGCGCCTTTTGATCAATTACAGTGGGTGACAATCAGCACTCCCGACTCTCTTTCTGCCAGCCCTGTGATGCGTTATCTAGCGCTCATTCTTGATGAGGCCATGGCGCAAGAAGGCTCCTTCAAAGCCACGAGTAAAGGCAACTTACCGGCTAAGTTGGTTAAACAGGCCAGTGAGTTATTGCCTGAGTTTGCCGTTGCTCAATTCGAACGTAGTATAAGCATCAGCGAGTTTTCGGGCAGCAACGAAGACAAATTTAATGCCTTGCACTACACCCGAGTGCTTGCCGAAATTAGCGGTATTATTTATCGGCGCAGTGGCCGCTACCATGTAAAAAAATCAGCGCAAAAGCAGTATCAAGCGCTAGGCATACAGGCCTTTTTCAAACCTATGTTAGAGGCCGCCATCAGCAAATATAACTGGGGTTATTTGGACAGTTTCGAATACGATGTCGACTTGCGCACTTTTTGGTTGTTTATGCTGTGGCGTATTCAAAGCCACAACAGTGTGGAGCAGCTTGTGAAAGAGGTGATGACAGCTTTCCCTGATCTATTGCTGGTATTCCCTACGGATGATTACTTCTCGCCAGAAAGAAACTTAAGTATGCTCATCGAATCACGATTTATTGAGCGATTTTTGCAGTTTTGGGGATTTGTAACGATTGACCCAAGACGTTATATAAACGCTGAACAAGTCGCCAGAGTGATTCAGGTACAGCCTTTGTTAAAACAAACTTTTCAATTCACAATAAATAAATAG
- a CDS encoding putative DNA-binding transcriptional regulator translates to MSREIVEVYADWQPIEAPLLIGQLTYSDSSRGGVFSFAYDKAFLTSVYRLQIDPILTLHPSELYNDEANKNFRAFLDSSPDRWGRILMQRRAAIEARKGIRATSRLNELDYLLGVHDSYRMGGIRFKQAGSDAFLDDNSEFAAPPMASLRELEHAAMQIEKGDNIDSDEYYRWLKMLISPGSSLGGARPKACVADEQGHLWIAKFPNLNDTFDVGAWEMVCYELALAAGVDMFPSEIRQFSSGHHTFLTKRFDRDGDQRLHFSSAMTQLQYYDGEQSQGASYLEIAEFISNSGAQTEADLAQLWRRIVFNIAVSNTDDHLRNHGFLLTKNGWKLSPAYDLNPIVGKHGLHLNITDADNALDYQLAFDVKDFFRLSQTQATQIYDEVLMAVKQWQTVAKRLGISRAEQAMKQSAFNV, encoded by the coding sequence ATGAGCCGTGAAATCGTCGAAGTCTATGCCGACTGGCAGCCAATTGAGGCGCCTTTGCTAATAGGACAGCTGACTTACAGCGATTCAAGCCGAGGTGGCGTGTTTAGTTTTGCCTACGATAAAGCATTTTTAACTTCAGTCTATCGTTTACAAATTGATCCCATTCTGACGCTTCACCCCAGTGAACTCTACAACGATGAAGCCAATAAAAACTTTCGTGCATTTCTTGATTCGTCACCTGACAGATGGGGGCGTATTTTAATGCAGCGGCGTGCGGCGATTGAGGCGCGCAAAGGCATTCGAGCAACAAGTCGATTAAACGAGTTGGATTACCTGTTGGGCGTACATGACTCTTACCGGATGGGTGGTATTCGATTTAAGCAAGCAGGCTCGGATGCTTTCTTAGATGACAACTCTGAGTTTGCTGCGCCGCCAATGGCTTCTTTGCGAGAGCTTGAGCACGCAGCAATGCAGATTGAAAAAGGCGATAACATCGACAGTGACGAGTATTATCGCTGGTTGAAGATGCTGATTTCTCCAGGCTCATCATTAGGTGGTGCAAGACCCAAGGCTTGTGTGGCAGATGAACAAGGCCACTTGTGGATTGCCAAGTTTCCCAACTTAAATGATACCTTTGATGTGGGGGCGTGGGAGATGGTCTGTTATGAATTGGCTTTGGCGGCAGGTGTTGACATGTTTCCAAGTGAGATTAGGCAGTTTTCCTCTGGGCATCATACCTTTTTAACAAAACGGTTTGACCGCGACGGCGATCAGCGGCTGCATTTTTCATCGGCCATGACTCAACTGCAATACTATGATGGTGAACAATCTCAAGGTGCCAGCTATTTAGAAATTGCTGAATTTATTTCCAATTCTGGTGCACAAACCGAAGCTGATTTAGCGCAGTTATGGCGACGTATCGTGTTTAATATTGCGGTGTCCAACACGGATGATCACCTGCGTAACCATGGGTTTTTATTAACAAAGAATGGCTGGAAGTTATCACCCGCTTATGATTTAAACCCGATAGTGGGTAAGCATGGTCTGCATCTGAACATTACCGATGCAGACAACGCTTTAGACTACCAGCTAGCCTTTGATGTGAAAGACTTCTTCAGACTTTCGCAAACCCAAGCCACGCAAATTTACGATGAAGTATTAATGGCGGTTAAGCAATGGCAAACCGTTGCTAAGCGGCTAGGGATCAGCCGAGCGGAGCAAGCCATGAAACAATCAGCGTTTAACGTTTAA
- a CDS encoding prophage regulatory protein, with amino-acid sequence MNPTTQSSTTSTHPARQQRILRLPEVKAKTGFGRSTIYALMANGEFPRSIRIGARAVGWLESDIDQWIETRRIGAAYGRG; translated from the coding sequence ATGAACCCAACTACACAATCATCCACCACATCAACACACCCAGCGCGTCAGCAGCGGATTTTGCGCTTGCCCGAGGTAAAGGCCAAAACAGGCTTTGGCCGCAGCACCATTTATGCCCTGATGGCCAACGGTGAATTTCCACGTTCCATTCGTATTGGTGCGCGTGCCGTGGGCTGGTTAGAAAGCGATATCGACCAGTGGATTGAAACCCGCCGTATCGGTGCTGCTTATGGCCGTGGATAA